In one window of Calypte anna isolate BGI_N300 chromosome 27, bCalAnn1_v1.p, whole genome shotgun sequence DNA:
- the KLHL11 gene encoding kelch-like protein 11: MSDKMAAAAASPQPQPGSGPPAAEAEGAGQRGGGGDGEAEAEEFGCPAHCSDLAWRQNEQRRHGLYCDITLAFGGGRPGAAREYRAHRSVLAAATEYFTPLLSGGFAESRSGRVELQKWSSEGGPDPDTVEAVIGFMYTGTIRVSPGNVHEVLEMADRFLLTRLKEFCGEFLKKKLNLSNCVAVHSLAHMYSLNQLALKAQDMIRRNFHKVIQDEEFYTLPFHLIRDWLSDSEITVDSEEILFETVLKWVQKNPEERERYFEDLFKLLRLSQMKPTYLTRHVKSERLVSSNEVCVKLVSEAVESHALRSENLQSGNLQHSTCPVALLPRFGQNMDVIMVIGGVSEGGDYLSECVGYFIDEDRWVNLPHIHNHLDGHAVAVTESYVYVAGSMEPGFAKTVERYNPNRNIWEQVSNLITRKHSFGLIEVKGNLYSIGGHGNFSPGYKDVAIYNPEQDKWLNLESAPKILRDVKAVSVEDRFVYVAARTPVDSDSEDGLRAFIIRFDAETRQWQDVESLPLVDNYCSFQMSVANTNFYHTASCCPKCYPIDNEEAKVKVSGRASDEILESLPPEVLSIEGAAICYYKDDVFIIGGWKNSDDIDKQYRKEAYRYCAERKRWMLLPPMPQPRCRATACHVRIPFRCLQGTQRYPMPQNLMWQKDRIRQMQERQMQEIHRHSLSLRRMPRSQIEC, from the exons ATGTCGGACAAGATGGCGGCGGCCGCGGCCTCTCCgcagccccagcctgggtcTGGGCCGCCGGCAGCAGAGGCGGAGGGTGCGGGGCAGCGCGGCGGCGGAGGCGATGGGGAGGCGGAAGCGGAGGAGTTCGGGTGCCCGGCGCATTGCTCCGACCTGGCCTGGCGGCAGAACGAGCAGCGCCGACACGGCCTCTACTGCGACATCACCCTGGCCTTCGGCGGCGGGCGGCCCGGGGCGGCCCGCGAGTACCGGGCGCATCGCTCCGTCCTGGCCGCCGCCACCGAGTACTTCACGCCGCTGCTCTCCGGGGGTTTTGCCGAGTCGCGCTCGGGTCGCGTAGAGCTGCAAAAGTGGAGCTCGGAGGGCGGGCCCGACCCCGACACGGTGGAGGCCGTCATCGGCTTCATGTACACCGGCACCATCCGCGTCAGCCCCGGCAACGTCCACGAGGTGCTGGAGATGGCGGACAG GTTTCTACTGACCCGGTTAAAAGAGTTCTGTGGagagtttctgaagaagaagcTCAACCTCTCCAACTGCGTGGCGGTTCATAGCTTAGCCCACATGTACTCCTTGAATCAGCTGGCCCTCAAAGCTCAGGACATGATCAGGAGAAACTTCCACAAAGTTATCCAGGATGAGGAGTTCTACACTTTGCCCTTTCACCTCATCAGAGATTGGCTCTCAGACTCGGAGATCACCGTGGACTCTGAAGAAATCCTCTTTGAGACTGTTTTGAAGTGGGTTCAGAAAAATCCTGAGGAAAGAGAGAGGTACTTTGAAGATCTCTTTAAACTGCTTCGATTGTCTCAGATGAAACCCACTTACCTGACTCGCCACGTCAAATCTGAGAGGCTGGTGTCTAGCAATGAAGTCTGTGTTAAATTAGTGTCTGAAGCTGTGGAGAGTCATGCCTTGCGGTCTGAAAACTTACAGTCTGGTAATCTACAACATTCCACTTGTCCTGTGGCGTTGTTGCCACGTTTTGGACAAAACATGGACGTCATCATGGTGATCGGCGGCGTGTCGGAGGGAGGAGATTACTTGAGTGAGTGTGTAGGGTATTTCATTGATGAGGATAGATGGGTGAACTTACCACACATCCATAATCACCTCGATGGCCATGCTGTTGCTGTGACAGAGTCTTACGTGTATGTGGCTGGCTCCATGGAGCCGGGGTTTGCCAAGACTGTAGAAAGGTACAAcccaaacagaaatatttgggaGCAAGTTTCAAACCTGATCACCAGAAAGCATTCTTTTGGCCTTATTGAAGTCAAAGGTAACCTCTACAGTATTGGTGGACATGGCAATTTCAGCCCTGGCTATAAAGATGTGGCCATTTATAATCCTGAGCAGGACAAGTGGCTTAACCTGGAGTCAGCACCAAAGATTCTCCGTGATGTCAAGGCTGTTTCCGTAGAGGACCGCTTTGTGTACGTTGCAGCTCGGACCCCAGTTGACAGTGATAGTGAAGATGGGTTGAGGGCATTTATTATCAGATTCGATGCTGAAACCAGGCAGTGGCAGGATGTGGAGTCTCTGCCACTCGTTGATAATTATTGCTCTTTTCAGATGTCTGTTGCTAACACAAACTTTTACCATACAGCATCGTGCTGCCCCAAGTGTTACCCTATAGATAACGAGGAAGCCAAGGTAAAGGTGTCTGGTAGGGCCTCAGATGAAATACTGGAAAGCTTACCCCCAGAGGTTCTTAGCATTGAAGGAGCAGCTATTTGTTATTATAAAGATGATGTTTTTATCATTGGGGGGTGGAAGAACAGCGATGACATTGACAAGCAGTACAGGAAGGAGGCGTATCGCTACTGCGCGGAGAGGAAGCGTTGGATGCTCCTGCCCCCCATGCCTCAGCCCCGCTGCAGAGCAACAGCCTGCCATGTCAGAATCCCCTTCAGGTGCTTGCAGGGAACGCAGAGATACCCTATGCCACAAAATCTGATGTGGCAAAAAGATAGAATAAGGCAAATGCAAGAAAGGCAGATGCAGGAAATACACCGGCACTCCCTAAGCTTGCGGAGAATGCCACGCTCGCAGATCGAGTGTTAG
- the KLHL10 gene encoding kelch-like protein 10 encodes MMRLIIEFAYNRTVTITTDTVESLLIAADQLNIMGIVRLCSKFLAAQLCPENCVNIWRLTCYYYTPELRQAAYVFILRHFEETSEVSAEFLDLSLSDLLHIIESDYLIVKGEDAVCEAILRWIAHNPQDRRQHIAVLLGKVRMALLETEYFINYLQNHEYVKDNEDCKDLCIRTLIEMYNLNVHGRAYLGFTTMLSCPRLPGALLFAVGGWSVGSPTNAIEVYDSRADTWLNVTCEQESPLAYHGTAYLKGFIYVIGGFDSVDYFNSVKRFDLLRRTWQEVAPMHSQRCYISIAVLHGFIYAMGGYDGQTRLNTAERYQPETNQWTRIASMHDQRSDASATTLHEKVYICGGFNGSECLITAEVYNATTDQWSFIAPMTTSRSGVGVIAYGNALYVVGGFDGINRLRSAEVYNPATNTWRNIATMFSPRSNFGIEVMEDYLFAVGGFNGFSTTSNVERYDEKTNEWHDIQDMSINRSALSCCVVPDLPNIREYLAR; translated from the exons ATGATGCGGCTCATTATTGAATTTGCCTACAACAGGACTGTGACTATCACCACTGACACTGTGGAAAGTTTGCTCATTGCAGCAGACCAACTTAACATCATGGGCATTGTCAGGCTCTGCTCCAAGTTCTTGGCAGCTCAATTATGCCCAGAAAACTGTGTGAACATCTGGAGGCTTACATGTTACTACTACACTCCTGAGCTGCGACAGGCAGCCTACGTGTTCATCCTGCGTCACTTTGAGGAGACATCCGAGGTGTCTGCAGAGTTTCTAGACCTCTCCCTCAGTGACCTACTGCACATCATCGAGAGCGACTACCTCATTGTGAAAGGTGAAGATGCCGTGTGCGAGGCGATTCTGAGATGGATTGCTCACAACCCCCAGGACAGGAGGCAGCACATTGCAGTCCTGCTGGGCAAG GTTCGGATGGCACTGCTGGAAACAGAATACTTCATCAACTACCTCCAAAACCACGAGTACGTGAAGGACAACGAGGACTGCAAAGATCTCTGCATAAGAACACTGATAGAAATGTACAACCTCAACGTGCACGGCCGCGCCTACCTTGGTTTCACCACCATGCTCAGCTGCCCTCGCCTGCCCGGCGCCCTCCTCTTTGCCGTGGGTGGCTGGAGCGTGGGCAGCCCCACCAACGCCATCGAGGTTTACGACAGCCGCGCCGACACCTGGCTGAATGTCACCTGCGAGCAGGAAAGCCCCTTGGCCTACCACGGCACCGCTTACCTGAAAGGCTTCATCTACGTCATTGGGGGGTTCGACAGCGTGGATTACTTCAACAGCGTCAAGCGGTTTGACCTCCTGAGGAGGACATGGCAGGAGGTGGCGCCCATGCACTCGCAGCGCTGCTACATCAGCATCGCCGTCCTCCACGGCTTCATCTACGCCATGGGAGGGTACGACGGGCAAACGCGGCTCAACACGGCGGAACGGTACCAGCCAGAGACCAACCAGTGGACACGGATCGCCTCCATGCACGACCAGAGGAGCGACGCCAGCGCAACCACGCTGCACGAGAAG GTGTATATCTGTGGTGGGTTCAATGGGTCCGAGTGCTTGATCACTGCAGAAGTGTACAATGCCACAACAGACCAGTGGAGCTTCATAGCCCCAATGACCACCAGCAGAAGTGGAGTGGGAGTGATCGCATACGGAAACGCTCTGTATGTG GTAGGAGGATTTGATGGAATTAACCGACTTCGGAGCGCAGAGGTGTACAACCCCGCCACGAACACTTGGCGCAACATCGCCACAATGTTCAGTCCACGCAGCAACTTTGGGATTGAGGTGATGGAAGACTACCTGTTTGCAGTTGGTGGCTTTAATGGTTTTTCCACCACTTCCAATGTTGAGCGTTACGATGAAAAAACTAACGAGTGGCATGACATTCAAGACATGTCCATCAACCGCAGCGCCCTGAGCTGCTGCGTGGTGCCAGATCTGCCCAACATCCGGGAGTACCTTGCCAGGTGA